Sequence from the bacterium genome:
GGGTTTGACGTTGAATACTGAGCATGGTTAGTATCTATTTCACGGATAAGTTTAATTTCGCTTATTGTGAAGCCGGCGTCTTTGTAAAGTGTGAATATTAGGTTGTCTTTTTTGGAAGCGGAAGGATAGAATGCCCCACCCAGAACATTGGTGACCAATTGTTTTTCTTTCGACTCCAGGTTCAGCCGATAAACATTATAAATTCCAGTCTCATCGGAAGAATAGTACATATACTGTCCATCAGGAGACACGGAGGGTGAACGCTCGTCGTAATGATGATTGGTTATCCATTGAATATCGCCGGATTCGACATCGAGCACGGCTATATCCCGCCCGTCGTCAATTGATGAGTCAAAGAATAGTTGTTTCCCATTGGGGTGAAACGAAGGGCGATAAATTTGCCGCCCGTTATGATAATTTGTTAATTGTAAATAGGATAATCCTTTTTTCAAAAAATTTATACTGTCGAATTCTTTGTTTAATATTGACAAATCGGAAGGAATGTCCTTAATGAGGATAAGATTATTATTTCCGTCTGAATTAACAACTGCCGCAATACTTCCTCCCGTCGGTGAAAATACGGGCGCAGATGCCCTGAGAGAGGACGTCAGTCGATACTCTTTGTTCTTATGGATGTCGAAAACATAAATATCATTTACCTGGAAGTGATACTTATTGTCAGGCAAATTCTTTGAATAAACCAATTTAGTTCCATCGGGTGACCATGAAGCAGGGCCGTCAACGTCGTTCATTATTTTCCGCGCCGACTTCAACGATAGATCATAGAGATAGAGTGAAGTTTGGCTAAGGTAATCATGGTCGGTATTGGTTATGTAAACGAACTTTGAGCCGTCCGGTGAAAAGGCGGGGTAAAAGTTGGCCGTTCCTTCATTTGGAAATATGGTGCCTTCGGCCACATTGGTCTGTATAAGATTTGTTTCATTCTGATAATGCTTCTCGATATTGGTTCGCCAGTCGCTGTAAAGTGAGTCCAGAGAACGTCCTGTTGCCTTTTGTACCGCTCCTTCGAATGAGGTCGTAAGATTACGCGAAAAGCGGCAGATTGTCTCTAACGACTCATCGCCATAGACTGATGCGATATACGTTACAAATGCATAACCGCTGTTGTAAGCAGACTCATTGCCAATACTGTTCTTCCCAAAAGTTCCCATGGAATTCAGACTAAGTAGTTGGCCCGACAAAACGCGGGAACGAAGAATCATGTCCCGATGTGAATCCCAAAATTCATAATCGAGATGTTGTATCTGATATTGTGCAACACCTTCTGCAAACCAGACAGGCAAAGCTACACCCGCGATCGGGTAGGACGCAACAATATTTGGGAAGCCCCGAAGAACATCCTGGCGTCTCTCTTTTTCGTATCCGATGTATTGGAGATAAAAACCGGGGACCTTTCGTGAGAATTTCATCGCGGCCTGCAGCGATATCATATGGACAAATTCATGTGTAATAACATTTCTCAGCCAGTTGTGATTTCCTCGTAATTCAAAATCGAGACTGGATGCCCAAATTTCAATTTTATTATCATAATAATATGCCCCGCCGTTGGAATAATCGTCGGTGTCACGAATGATAAAATGAACACGATCAGGCTTATGATTGTATAATTGCGTTACGGGACCATATATTTCTTCAGCGATCTTCGCGACAAGGTAGGCGGTACGTTCAGGGCCTTTTACCATAGCGGCATGATCGCTCATAGGCATGTCGTGATAATGTACGTCAAAATGCTCCGTTCTGATCGTAAGCCAATTCAATTCACCGTGCGACCACGACTCCGGCTGTGCGGAGAGACGATCTGGACAGTAGAAAAAAAAGCATAAAATAATGAATTGAAAAGCGAGACGGAACATGATGCTACTTTTTTTTAAATTTAATTTCCAGCCAGCCGTTGTTATATTCGGCGCCTTCAGTTTGGAGCAGCGATAAGGAGTCCGGCAAAACAAATGAGCGCATCTGGTTTCCAATGCCGATGATCAATTCATTTCCCCGTGTTGTCACATCAATTTTATTATTCTCGATAAAGGGGACTTTAATCGCAAATATTTTCTCTTTTTTCGTAGAATAAATGCGAATTGGTTTATCTGAATAGAATACATCAGTTGGGTCACGATCCTCATAAATCATCTTACCGAGTTGGCTGAGTCTCGATATACCTATTACCTCGTCTTTGAGATAGGGAACTTCTGTGATTGGAAGAGGAGAAAAATTGTCATAAATCATTTTTAAATACTTTTGCTGGGTAACTTGCCAATCCTTGAAATAACCCTTAAGGCCGTCCTTTGGAATCACGCGGTTGATAATGATCTGATCCGTGATCATGCCGAATAGATTGAGGTAAGTCCATGCGCGCTGTGATTCATTTATTACCATTTTTTCCGGATTTAGTACTATACGCGTTGATGTGAGAGATTGATGCTCAAATAGCCTGCGCATATCGAGTAACTTTTCAAGAACAAGTTCCCATGAGTGGGTAACGTTTTCAGGCGCAATCACTGCGCGGAGAGATTTTGACATTTTAGATGCTGGGCGGATCACGGGAGAGACGATGTATTTTTCAAGATAACGGGTAATTTTTAATGCCATGGATACGATCTGTGGTAAACTGAGAAGACGCAAACTTTCTCCGGTTGGCGCCATGTCAATGATCAAAACCTCGTAGTTTCCTGAATCATAAAATTCTTTGATGCGAAGTAAGCTGAATACATTGTCCATTCCGGGAATTATGGCTAACTCGCCTGCGATGGCGTCATCGGCGCCGAGAGTAACGATCAGAGAAGAAAGATAATCTTTGATCTGACCCCAGTTATTATCCAATTCATGAAAAGCATCGATTTCTATTCCGTCAAGATTTGTTGCAATGTTTTGAACGGAGTGCGTTAGATTAATTTGAAATGTGTCGGATAAGCTATGCGAAGGATCGGTACTGATAACAATGGTTCGATAACCAAGGGCGGCGGCGTGAAGCGCCGTAGCGGCTGCAGTTGTTGTTTTACCGACTCCGCCTTTCCCTGAAAAAAAAATAATTCGTAATTTTTTCAAACGTTCAACTCATTGCTGTAAAATGGACAACATGTCTTCTTCGACGGACTTGGCAGGGTGCTCGGTAATACGGCCTATTTCATTGTCATTTCTTAAAAAAACCATAGTAGGAACGCGTGAAATGGAATATTTTGCGGTTAACTGTGCTTTATCTTTTTTTGTTCTGTCCACTCCGTAGAGTGTGTAAGTCAAATTGGCTGCTCCAGCCAGATCCAGTGTTTTGAGAAAAAAAGATAAATTTCTTTTGGAATCGCCGCACCATGTTCCAAGAAAGATCTTGATGTGAATGTTTTCTGTAAATTGTCTCAGCGCGAGAATAACGGAGTCATTCGGAGTATACGATTCATAATTTGTTTTAAAGATAGGAAATTCTGCAAAAAGTTCAGTCTGAGTGATCGTGCCAATAAGCATTGGTTCGTCATTGATAACTTGCTTATGTGAGACATGAGTTGCACAGGAATGCAATGTCAGAAACATCGGTAGCGAAAATAGAATTCGGAATGTCATTCGTCCTTCGCCTTTTTACGTCCGGTGATCATGGAAACCCAAATACTGATTTCATAAAGGATTATCATAGGCGCGGCCACAACGAATAAAGTAATCATATCCGTCGTGGGAGTAACGATGGCGGCGACAACAAGGCAGGCAATGGAGGCATGGCGCCAATACGTTCGCAAAAATTTATGATTCAATACGCCTATTTTAGTAAGGAAGAAAGACAATACGGGCAATTCAAAAGTAAGGCCTGTGATGAGCATGAATCCAGATACGAAACTCAGATACGCATCCAAATCGATCATATTTTCTATAATAATACCGAGTTCCTTATCTATATCGCCCATGGTCAAGAGAAAATTCAGCGTTATTGGAATGACAATCAAAAACGAGAAAAGCGCGCCTATAATGAAACAAATTGTCGCGGAAAGAATAATCGGAATGGCATAACGACGCTCTTTTTTTCTCAAACCGGGAGAAATAAAACGCCACAATTGGAAGAGAATAATGGGTAAGCTGAGTATAATTCCGCTGATCAGTCCAACCTGAATTTTTACCATCATCAATCCCTGAACCTGAGTAATAACGGGACGCATCATCTCGATGGGCGGTTTGATATTCGGAATGAGCATGGGCGGATACAGCAATAACTTAATAATAGAATTGCTGAATACAAAGGATACCATCATCATGACAAGCACCGATAATACGATAAAAATCAGCCTGCGCCGCAATTCTGCCAGATGATCCAAAAACGACATCTGGATGTGATTGGGCTCGCTCTCGGCGAGTTCAGGGCTATTTTTTTCGGCTTCAGACATAGGTGTGTTTCAATGGATTATTCGACTAAAAAAGCCGTTCGTATTTTTCTTTTGAAAAAGGGGTGTGTTCTTTTTTAAACCAGTAGGACGGTAATTTTCTATTTATTTTTTTGTCCAAGATGTCATTTCTGATCAATCGCATAAACAGTCCGATGGGGGCGAACAAAATAAAAAACATTATTGTCAATATGATGCGCGATACGAAATAGCCGATGACAATTGAGAGAATCGTCATGCCCTTGTAAAGCGGAATTAGAAGAGTAGTAGTGGCAAAGGCAGTTAACATCATCAAACCGCCACTAGCGGCGAACCAAACCCATAGCTCACTATGTTTATACCATAACCAAACCCCAATTACGGTCAGGATCAACGAAAAAATTATTCCAAATTTCTTTACAGTTTTTGTATCGCAAACCATTTCATGAATTTCGTACCGGATGTCTTTAATAATATCTTTCACTTGTTCACCCTTCTTGATAAGTATTTAATAGCGAAGTGTTTTTTTAATCGAGTTCGAATTCTCTCATCCATTCTTTATTATCATCCATGGGCTTCTGATCGGCTTTTTTCAAAACATAGTTTCCTAAAACGAGGTAATCCATTTCAGTTCGCATAAAGCAGCGGAATGCGTCTTCTGGTGAACAGACAATCGGCTCACCTCTGACATTGAAGGACGTATTGACGATGACCGGACATCCTGTTTTTTTATAAAACGCATGTATGAGTTCGTAATAAGCACCGTGCGTGTCTTTGTGAACCGTTTGTACTCGAGCTGAATAGTCAATGTGCGTGACAGCCGGAATTTCGGATCGGGGGATATTAAGTTTTTCAATCCCGAATAATTTTTGCTGTTCTTCCGTCATTGGAATTCTTTTCTTGTCGACCACATCGGCAACTAACAGCATGTATTTACTATCATGATCCATATCAAAATATGCGCCCACATGTTCTCGCAGCACGCTTGGAGCAAAAGGGCGAAATGATTCGCGGTATTTGATTTTGAGATTCATCACAGACTGCATTTTAGAGGAACGTGCGTCGCCGATGATACTACGCGAACCGAGGGCGCGCGGGCCAAATTCCATACGCTCCTGAAACCATCCTACGACTTTTTCGTTCGCTAGTTCGCCGGAGATTTGTGTAATCATTTCTGTTCGGCTTAGCTTCTGAAAGGGAATAGAATTGCCAGCGAGAAAAGACTCGATATATTCGTCGGAAAAATGAGGTCCCAGATAAGAGCCGTGCTGTGTATCGTCAACTTCATTGCAAGTTCTAGGATTCTGGAGATATTGATACCAAACGAAGAGTGCCGCTCCCAGCGCGCTCCCGGCATCGCCTGCCGCAGGCTGTATCCATATATCCTCAAATATATTATCCTTGAGTAATTTGCCGTTTGCAACACAATTCAGCGCAACTCCGCCGGCTAAACACAGTTTTTTTTGTCCGGTAACCTTTCTGATGTGTTTGGCCATTCGGAGCATGATTTCCTCGGTTACCACCTGAACGGATTTTGCGAGATCCATTTCACGCTGAGTCAGCCAGGATTCCGGCTCACGCGGCGGCCCGCCAAACAACTTATGAAATTTGGCGTTGGTCATCGTAAGGCCTGCGGCAAAATTAAAGTAGTCCATATTTAATTTAAAACTGCCGTCCTCCTTGAGGTCAATAATATGCTTGTATATCAAATCAACATATTTCGGTTCTCCGTAGGGCGCCAGCCCCATGACCTTGTACTCGCCGGAGTTTACTTTAAAGCCCGTATAATAAGTAAAAGCGGAATAGAGAAGGCCTACAGAATGCGGAAAATGAATTTCGAAATCGATAGCCAATTGATTTCCTTTAGCGACGCCAAAACTGGTGGTCGTCCATTCGCCGACACCATCGATCGTGAGAAAAGCAGCCTCTGAGTAGGGCGAAGGAAAAAAAGCGGCTGCGGCATGTGACTCGTGATGTTCAGGGTAGATGATCTTACCCTTAAATTCCTTCAATTCGTCCATAATGAGTTCCGGCATCCATAATTTTTTTCGGATCCATTGCGGCATAGCTTTCATGAAAGAATTAAGGCCAAATGGCGCATAAGCGAAATACGTTCGCAGAAGGCGCTCGAATTTGACCAATGGCTTTTCATAAAAAGCTACGTAATCGATCTGGCTTAGAACAATGCCGGCATGGTTTAAACAGAAATGAACCGCATGATGCGGAAAATTGTCATCCTGTTTTTTCCGTGTAAACCGCTCTTCTTGAGCCGCTGCTATGATTTCACCGTCCTTTATGAGTGCTGCCGCGGAATCATGGTAAAAACAGGAGATGCCGAGAATGTACATATGTTTCCTAATCAACTTTAATGAAATGATCTGTGCTAATATCAATTTGTACTAAGAAATACATTGACGTTTCGTCACGATTTCTAATGTGTTTTCGATTCAGAACGTTGTCTAATCCAATCCTGGCTTGTCCAAATATATATTGGTTATGCCGGTACAGAACTCCAAGTGATACTGCAAGAGTTTTTTCGACAACTCCCGACGGGAAGGACAACTTTACAAACGTTGAATCTTCGAAATCATTGGATGCCAAATTGCGTTCGCCTTGTTTGGCGAAAGTTGCATCCAGATCAAAAATCCATTTGGGTATTGGAAAATATTTAAGATTCAAATTCCATGATTCGCGGTCGTTTGATTCATTCCCCAAACCTCTGCCTTCATACGAATACGACTGCCATGGGCGCTTTTGTTTTACATTATAAGTGTAACTGCCGACATTCTCGTATTGTAAAGTCGAGTGTGTGTTCTGAACAAGAATATCGTTTCCTTGAACGGCAAACAAAAACCCAAGTCGGTCTGAAGAAGTCTTACGGTTCGGCGCGGGATCATTTGGCCCGTCCAAAATAAAATCATCAATGAGTATTTGACCCTTAAAATTAAATTTTCGCAGAGGAATAAAAAAGTCAAAAGCCAGGTTTTCATTCGCTTCTTTACCGTCATTAGTTTGCGCATTCATAAAAATACCGAATGGATTCATGTAAGAAAATTCAATAGATTGATTGGGTCCACCATAAACAACTGTTTCAGAAAACCCAAGATTGATACCGTTATTGAATTTTAAATCTAACCGATGAGCAGAAAAATAACGCTCCGCTGTGAGACCGCCGGATGCAACAGCATTTAGTTTTGCAAAAGTGCTGTGAAATGCGATGTGTTTCGTTTCAAAATTTAATCCAATTTGATCATAGGTATAAGGGTTATCTGATAAAATCAAACTTTGATTTGAAAAAGGAGCCCAATTGTGAGAAGTCCTGCCTATAAAAAAACCTAATTGACCGAATTTAAATATCCCATAGCCGTCTTCCAGTCGTGCTGCAATCCAATCCGCTTTTCTTCCGGAATACGTTGGATCGCTAAGTAATCCATTGTCAATCCGGCCACGCAAGAAAACGCCAAGATGATTCATGGAGTATGAGATTTCCGGATTAACAAAAAAGTCGGATTCAAAATGATTATCTTGGTAATAGTTCGAAGTTCCAGATGATGTTTTCACTGAGACGGCAACTTCCCTGTTATTATCAGAATCCAAAAAAGTAATCTCAGTTGCAAATTCTTTTCGCAGCAGTTCTATCCAATATTTTTCAGCCGGGGTAAGAGTTTCATTTTCGAGATTAATAAGTGCCTTTGCAAGATCGGCTCTATTATAAGGTTTAATCGAATAATACAAATCCTTCAGGTAACCGCGATCCTGAAGCAGTTGAATGTAAGTGTACGCCCAATGATCCGTATACAATAATGTTGACCCCATGTTCTCAGATGAAGACGGTGATTTATCCTGGGCAATAACATGCAAACAGGA
This genomic interval carries:
- a CDS encoding ArsA family ATPase, with the translated sequence MKKLRIIFFSGKGGVGKTTTAAATALHAAALGYRTIVISTDPSHSLSDTFQINLTHSVQNIATNLDGIEIDAFHELDNNWGQIKDYLSSLIVTLGADDAIAGELAIIPGMDNVFSLLRIKEFYDSGNYEVLIIDMAPTGESLRLLSLPQIVSMALKITRYLEKYIVSPVIRPASKMSKSLRAVIAPENVTHSWELVLEKLLDMRRLFEHQSLTSTRIVLNPEKMVINESQRAWTYLNLFGMITDQIIINRVIPKDGLKGYFKDWQVTQQKYLKMIYDNFSPLPITEVPYLKDEVIGISRLSQLGKMIYEDRDPTDVFYSDKPIRIYSTKKEKIFAIKVPFIENNKIDVTTRGNELIIGIGNQMRSFVLPDSLSLLQTEGAEYNNGWLEIKFKKK
- the tatC gene encoding twin-arginine translocase subunit TatC — its product is MSEAEKNSPELAESEPNHIQMSFLDHLAELRRRLIFIVLSVLVMMMVSFVFSNSIIKLLLYPPMLIPNIKPPIEMMRPVITQVQGLMMVKIQVGLISGIILSLPIILFQLWRFISPGLRKKERRYAIPIILSATICFIIGALFSFLIVIPITLNFLLTMGDIDKELGIIIENMIDLDAYLSFVSGFMLITGLTFELPVLSFFLTKIGVLNHKFLRTYWRHASIACLVVAAIVTPTTDMITLFVVAAPMIILYEISIWVSMITGRKKAKDE
- a CDS encoding carbamoyltransferase encodes the protein MYILGISCFYHDSAAALIKDGEIIAAAQEERFTRKKQDDNFPHHAVHFCLNHAGIVLSQIDYVAFYEKPLVKFERLLRTYFAYAPFGLNSFMKAMPQWIRKKLWMPELIMDELKEFKGKIIYPEHHESHAAAAFFPSPYSEAAFLTIDGVGEWTTTSFGVAKGNQLAIDFEIHFPHSVGLLYSAFTYYTGFKVNSGEYKVMGLAPYGEPKYVDLIYKHIIDLKEDGSFKLNMDYFNFAAGLTMTNAKFHKLFGGPPREPESWLTQREMDLAKSVQVVTEEIMLRMAKHIRKVTGQKKLCLAGGVALNCVANGKLLKDNIFEDIWIQPAAGDAGSALGAALFVWYQYLQNPRTCNEVDDTQHGSYLGPHFSDEYIESFLAGNSIPFQKLSRTEMITQISGELANEKVVGWFQERMEFGPRALGSRSIIGDARSSKMQSVMNLKIKYRESFRPFAPSVLREHVGAYFDMDHDSKYMLLVADVVDKKRIPMTEEQQKLFGIEKLNIPRSEIPAVTHIDYSARVQTVHKDTHGAYYELIHAFYKKTGCPVIVNTSFNVRGEPIVCSPEDAFRCFMRTEMDYLVLGNYVLKKADQKPMDDNKEWMREFELD
- a CDS encoding capsule assembly Wzi family protein, which gives rise to MMMKILMIRKQTVRPPQVEMIKMINRVLHFLSHIFLFSCLHVIAQDKSPSSSENMGSTLLYTDHWAYTYIQLLQDRGYLKDLYYSIKPYNRADLAKALINLENETLTPAEKYWIELLRKEFATEITFLDSDNNREVAVSVKTSSGTSNYYQDNHFESDFFVNPEISYSMNHLGVFLRGRIDNGLLSDPTYSGRKADWIAARLEDGYGIFKFGQLGFFIGRTSHNWAPFSNQSLILSDNPYTYDQIGLNFETKHIAFHSTFAKLNAVASGGLTAERYFSAHRLDLKFNNGINLGFSETVVYGGPNQSIEFSYMNPFGIFMNAQTNDGKEANENLAFDFFIPLRKFNFKGQILIDDFILDGPNDPAPNRKTSSDRLGFLFAVQGNDILVQNTHSTLQYENVGSYTYNVKQKRPWQSYSYEGRGLGNESNDRESWNLNLKYFPIPKWIFDLDATFAKQGERNLASNDFEDSTFVKLSFPSGVVEKTLAVSLGVLYRHNQYIFGQARIGLDNVLNRKHIRNRDETSMYFLVQIDISTDHFIKVD